In a single window of the Synechococcus sp. MW101C3 genome:
- a CDS encoding cAMP phosphodiesterase has product MAVPLLLLPFASLPAAAQTAPATEAQMQLYTRIAAVNVCIARGGGVDFDKAVAIAGETIAQVLQGLHGGKIQQVGTQTLTIEDLRRGAVNSAVIGAVDLCPKQVPPDVVKRVEAAIKQQGSGARPAAGPLAPAPAAPAKAPPK; this is encoded by the coding sequence GTGGCGGTCCCCCTCCTGCTGCTCCCCTTCGCGTCTCTGCCCGCCGCCGCTCAAACCGCACCGGCCACGGAAGCGCAGATGCAGCTGTATACCCGGATCGCGGCTGTCAACGTTTGCATCGCCCGCGGCGGCGGCGTGGACTTCGACAAGGCCGTGGCCATCGCCGGTGAAACCATCGCGCAAGTGCTCCAGGGGCTGCACGGCGGCAAGATCCAGCAGGTGGGCACCCAGACCCTCACCATTGAGGATTTGCGGCGCGGTGCCGTGAACTCCGCCGTGATCGGCGCGGTGGATCTCTGTCCGAAACAGGTCCCGCCGGATGTAGTGAAGCGGGTGGAGGCGGCCATCAAGCAGCAGGGATCTGGCGCAAGGCCGGCAGCTGGCCCGCTCGCACCTGCACCAGCTGCCCCTGCAAAGGCACCTCCGAAGTAG